A single region of the Candidatus Zixiibacteriota bacterium genome encodes:
- a CDS encoding DUF763 domain-containing protein — MRRAGIADLPLHGGRVPRWLADRMTALGAAVAEAIVADYGAGGFLSRLSDPFWFQALGAVMGMDWHSSGVTTAVMGALKRGLAPRADELGLYICGGRGRFSRNPPQELRSLADRRGFDGDALVRTSRLTARIDNNAIADGFQIYLHCFVVAANGEWAVVQQGLSDRRGMARRYHWHSAAVRDFVSEPHSAIIGEPRGTIVNLVDAGARPAQEALLRIAAEDPEKTLRVARRLRMPARHDVRAADVDLERLGAVLAVAYERDLRDFAELLLLEKLGPRTLQSLALIAEVVHGAPCRFADPARFSFAHGGKDGRPFRVPLETYDASLDWLRKALAEARIGDREKMDGFRRLESFARSVERELEPRADFDAVIAREKAMAR; from the coding sequence ATGAGACGCGCGGGCATCGCCGATCTTCCCCTCCACGGCGGGCGGGTGCCGCGCTGGCTCGCCGATCGTATGACGGCGCTCGGCGCGGCCGTCGCGGAGGCGATCGTCGCCGATTACGGGGCAGGGGGCTTTCTCTCCCGCCTGAGCGATCCTTTCTGGTTCCAGGCGCTCGGCGCCGTGATGGGGATGGACTGGCACTCCTCGGGCGTCACGACCGCCGTCATGGGAGCCCTCAAGCGCGGCCTCGCCCCGCGCGCCGACGAGCTGGGCCTCTACATCTGCGGCGGGCGCGGGCGCTTTTCGCGCAATCCCCCGCAGGAGCTCAGGTCCCTCGCCGACCGCCGCGGCTTCGACGGTGACGCGCTGGTGCGTACGAGCCGGCTCACCGCGCGCATCGACAATAACGCGATCGCCGACGGGTTTCAGATCTACCTGCACTGCTTCGTGGTGGCGGCGAACGGGGAGTGGGCGGTAGTGCAGCAGGGGCTGAGCGACCGGAGAGGCATGGCGCGCCGCTACCACTGGCACTCCGCCGCGGTGCGCGATTTCGTCTCCGAGCCGCATAGCGCGATTATCGGCGAGCCCCGGGGAACGATCGTAAACCTCGTCGACGCCGGCGCCCGCCCGGCACAGGAGGCTCTGCTCCGGATCGCCGCCGAGGATCCCGAAAAGACGCTGCGCGTGGCGCGCCGCCTCAGGATGCCGGCCCGCCACGACGTGCGGGCGGCGGACGTCGACCTGGAGCGCCTGGGCGCCGTGCTCGCCGTGGCGTACGAGCGCGACCTGCGCGACTTCGCCGAGCTGCTGCTGCTCGAAAAGCTCGGCCCGCGGACGCTTCAATCCCTGGCGTTGATCGCGGAGGTCGTCCATGGCGCGCCGTGCCGCTTCGCCGATCCCGCGCGTTTTTCCTTCGCTCACGGCGGCAAGGACGGGCGGCCGTTCCGGGTTCCGCTGGAGACCTACGACGCATCCCTCGACTGGCTCCGCAAGGCGCTGGCCGAAGCCCGGATCGGCGACCGGGAGAAAATGGACGGTTTTCGCCGCCTCGAAAGCTTCGCCCGCTCGGTCGAGCGCGAGCTGGAGCCGCGCGCCGACTTCGACGCGGTAATCGCCCGCGAGAAGGCGATGGCGCGGTAG
- a CDS encoding peroxiredoxin, whose translation MAETATPLKLGTRVPDFEIETYEPAKGDFGSFRLQDQIAKKRWTILFFYPADFTFVUATEFAALAEQHERFEKMGCDIVTVSTDTKFVHKAWQENEKELARVRYSMGADPTGRLARMFGIYDEDTGLALRGTFIINPDGVVLNAETNYYNLGRNIDELMRKFKANLYMARKTSEVCPSKWRDEGDKTLTPSPKMVGKVHEALNE comes from the coding sequence ATGGCTGAGACTGCAACCCCATTGAAGCTCGGAACCAGGGTGCCGGACTTTGAGATCGAGACCTACGAGCCGGCCAAAGGCGATTTCGGCTCCTTTCGGCTGCAGGACCAGATCGCCAAGAAGCGCTGGACGATTCTTTTCTTCTATCCGGCGGATTTCACGTTCGTTTGAGCCACGGAGTTCGCTGCTCTGGCAGAGCAGCACGAGCGCTTCGAGAAGATGGGCTGCGACATCGTGACCGTGAGCACGGACACGAAGTTCGTCCACAAGGCGTGGCAGGAGAACGAGAAGGAGCTGGCCCGGGTCAGGTACTCCATGGGGGCGGATCCCACGGGCAGGCTGGCGCGCATGTTCGGCATCTACGACGAGGACACCGGCCTCGCACTGCGCGGGACTTTCATCATCAATCCCGACGGCGTCGTCCTCAATGCCGAAACGAACTACTACAATCTCGGCCGCAACATCGACGAGCTGATGCGGAAATTCAAGGCGAATCTTTACATGGCCAGGAAGACCAGCGAGGTCTGCCCGTCCAAGTGGCGTGACGAAGGCGACAAGACGCTCACGCCGTCGCCGAAGATGGTCGGGAAGGTCCACGAGGCGCTCAACGAGTGA
- a CDS encoding nitronate monooxygenase family protein, producing the protein MLRTPLCDLLGIEVPIIQAGMGWDKAGTTTPPELVAAVSNAGGLGVIGGSPLRPELIRERIRRVKELTERPFGVDITLPKMEDVKVPDPLEVRRTIAERYPEHLEFASQLIEKLGLEPRPPDTKTWVKTPAATREQLRVILEEGVPVLVIGLGDTAEVVPLAHEKGIKVMALAGAVKHAVSHARKGADVIIAQGYEAGGHTGTIANFPLIPQIVDAVRPIPVVAAGGIADGRGVAAALALGAVGVWCGTAFLLAEECRVHPVFKGQLLRGKSEDFVRTAYTSGHFARHFRSAVIQAWMDSGLAPLPTPYQGALMDEIRCAAEGADRIDVLHVPGGQIAGLLNESNVKPAKKIVDDMAAEASRILKQLASDYTPVKAQ; encoded by the coding sequence ATGCTGCGCACTCCGTTATGCGATTTACTCGGCATCGAGGTTCCGATCATCCAGGCCGGTATGGGCTGGGACAAGGCGGGCACGACCACGCCGCCCGAGCTGGTGGCCGCCGTTTCGAACGCGGGCGGCCTGGGCGTCATCGGCGGGAGCCCCCTCCGCCCGGAACTCATCCGGGAGCGGATCCGGCGGGTCAAGGAGTTGACGGAGCGCCCGTTCGGCGTCGACATCACGCTACCCAAAATGGAGGACGTGAAGGTGCCCGATCCGCTCGAGGTCCGGCGCACCATCGCCGAGAGGTATCCCGAGCACCTGGAGTTCGCTTCGCAGCTCATCGAAAAGCTCGGACTGGAGCCGAGGCCGCCCGATACCAAGACCTGGGTCAAGACCCCGGCCGCAACGCGCGAGCAGCTTCGGGTGATTCTCGAAGAGGGAGTTCCAGTGCTGGTGATCGGGCTGGGGGATACGGCCGAGGTGGTGCCGCTCGCGCACGAAAAGGGCATCAAGGTGATGGCGCTGGCGGGCGCCGTCAAGCACGCCGTCAGCCACGCCCGCAAAGGCGCCGACGTCATCATCGCGCAAGGTTATGAAGCCGGAGGCCATACGGGGACGATCGCCAACTTTCCTCTGATTCCGCAGATCGTCGACGCGGTCCGGCCGATTCCGGTCGTGGCCGCCGGGGGAATCGCCGACGGCCGTGGAGTCGCCGCCGCCCTCGCCCTGGGAGCCGTGGGCGTCTGGTGCGGCACGGCGTTTCTGCTCGCCGAGGAATGCCGGGTCCATCCCGTATTCAAAGGTCAGCTTCTCAGGGGAAAGTCGGAGGATTTCGTCCGCACCGCGTATACCAGCGGCCACTTCGCCCGCCACTTCCGCAGCGCGGTCATTCAGGCCTGGATGGATTCCGGCCTTGCGCCCCTCCCCACGCCCTACCAGGGAGCGCTCATGGACGAGATCCGCTGCGCGGCGGAGGGAGCCGACCGGATCGACGTCCTGCACGTTCCGGGCGGGCAGATCGCCGGTCTGCTGAACGAGAGCAACGTGAAGCCGGCGAAAAAAATCGTCGACGACATGGCGGCCGAGGCCAGTCGCATCCTGAAGCAACTGGCGAGCGACTACACACCGGTCAAAGCGCAGTGA
- a CDS encoding methyltransferase domain-containing protein: protein MSEDVMVNPEALRAEVRRKYREVATNPAGRYHFHTGRFLAGHLGYDAAAVAGLPDAAVESFAGVANPFSLQPLVRGEKVVDVGSGGGFDSFIAASQVGDQGKVIGVDMTREMLDKSRSTAALLGFPNVEFREGLAEELPVEDNWADVVISNGVINLCADKRRVFSEIFRVLRPGGRLQFADIANGRPVPESAVRNIDLWTA from the coding sequence ATGTCAGAGGACGTGATGGTGAATCCGGAAGCGCTGCGCGCGGAGGTTCGCCGGAAATACAGGGAAGTCGCGACCAACCCGGCGGGAAGATACCATTTTCACACAGGTCGTTTCCTCGCCGGCCATCTCGGGTACGATGCCGCCGCGGTGGCCGGATTGCCCGACGCTGCCGTGGAGTCGTTCGCCGGGGTCGCCAATCCCTTCTCGCTGCAGCCGCTCGTGCGGGGCGAGAAAGTGGTCGACGTCGGTTCGGGAGGAGGGTTCGACAGCTTCATCGCGGCGAGCCAGGTCGGCGATCAAGGAAAGGTGATCGGCGTCGATATGACGCGGGAGATGCTCGATAAGTCGCGCTCGACGGCGGCTCTCCTGGGCTTCCCGAACGTGGAATTCCGCGAAGGACTTGCCGAAGAACTGCCGGTCGAGGACAACTGGGCGGATGTCGTGATCAGCAACGGAGTGATCAACTTGTGCGCCGATAAACGCCGGGTCTTTTCGGAAATCTTCCGTGTGTTGCGGCCGGGCGGACGGCTGCAATTCGCCGACATCGCCAACGGCAGGCCCGTGCCGGAATCGGCGGTCCGCAACATCGACTTGTGGACTGCCTGA
- a CDS encoding DUF2703 domain-containing protein has protein sequence MKSLHILWQRLVTHDGQTCERCGATGGSLERALAKLEKSLEPLGVKPVLETKEIDEETFKRDPSASNRIWVAGRSLEEWLGATVGGSRCCSVCGDSECRTVEVGGEVFEAVPEELILKAALLAAAEMLAPAEEAGKGGEKAGPACCPGSR, from the coding sequence ATGAAATCCCTTCATATACTCTGGCAGAGGCTCGTGACCCACGACGGGCAGACGTGCGAGCGCTGCGGCGCTACGGGAGGCTCGCTCGAGCGCGCGTTGGCGAAACTCGAAAAGTCGCTCGAGCCGCTGGGCGTGAAGCCCGTGCTCGAAACGAAGGAGATCGACGAGGAAACCTTCAAAAGAGACCCATCCGCCTCCAACCGCATCTGGGTCGCGGGGCGCTCTCTGGAAGAATGGCTCGGCGCGACGGTGGGTGGCAGCCGCTGCTGTTCGGTTTGCGGCGACTCGGAATGCCGGACGGTGGAGGTGGGCGGGGAGGTGTTCGAGGCGGTGCCGGAGGAGCTGATTCTCAAGGCGGCGCTGCTCGCGGCGGCTGAGATGCTGGCGCCGGCCGAAGAAGCAGGGAAGGGCGGAGAGAAAGCCGGCCCCGCATGCTGCCCGGGCTCACGGTAA
- a CDS encoding HAD family hydrolase, whose product MTPRLVSFDVYGTLVDVRAGSRAAFEAILAACGGRGVDPLEFWEHWEAGNIRRYREPYRSYREICRHSLAESFARFGLRGNPGEIDRYFSAFPSFSRFAEVDEVLERLGRRYPLAIVSNIDDELLAVTPLGRRFDLVCTAEGARGYKPDGTLFRHLLEKSGVEPGDLLHCGQSQYTDLVGAKPLGIKVAWINRRGLTLGPGVPAPDFEYRDLRPLAELIL is encoded by the coding sequence ATGACGCCGCGGCTGGTTTCCTTCGACGTCTATGGAACGCTGGTCGACGTCCGCGCGGGATCACGCGCCGCCTTCGAAGCGATACTTGCCGCGTGCGGGGGTCGCGGAGTGGACCCGCTGGAGTTCTGGGAGCACTGGGAGGCGGGCAACATCCGGCGCTATCGCGAGCCGTACCGCTCCTACCGGGAGATCTGCCGCCATTCGCTGGCGGAGAGCTTCGCGCGCTTCGGGCTGCGGGGCAACCCCGGGGAAATCGACCGATACTTTTCGGCGTTCCCGAGCTTTTCCCGCTTCGCGGAGGTCGACGAGGTGCTGGAGCGGTTGGGGAGAAGATACCCGCTCGCCATTGTGTCGAACATCGACGATGAGCTGCTCGCCGTGACTCCGCTCGGGCGGCGATTCGATCTGGTCTGCACCGCCGAGGGCGCCCGCGGTTACAAGCCCGACGGGACCCTGTTCCGCCACCTCCTCGAAAAGAGCGGGGTTGAGCCGGGAGATTTGCTCCACTGCGGCCAGTCGCAGTACACGGATCTCGTGGGAGCCAAGCCGCTCGGGATCAAGGTCGCCTGGATCAACCGCCGCGGCCTGACGCTGGGCCCCGGAGTGCCGGCGCCGGACTTCGAGTACCGCGACCTGCGGCCGCTGGCGGAACTGATACTGTGA
- a CDS encoding amidohydrolase family protein codes for MGIIERTYGKQPGPAVDEILISSDSHVIEPAGLWKKEMPKAFQDRAPDFGGQRPNDVPGAAMDKNKRVSEMAADGVSAEVLYPTHGLKCLSLDDPELEAACCRVYNDWLIDYCSAAPDRLFGIAMLSMYDIDGAVQELERCRKAGMRGSVIWQVPPPELPFSSSHYDRFWAASQELEMPVNLHILSGHGYSRTRSFGLGDAPTGMTQEANSVNAKLFQSVNSLYELIYSGVLERFPRLKVVLVENELGWIPFVLEQWDYYFKRHGSKREGLAIKKLPSEYFHNQIYTTFFNDAVGGHILSWWGVDNCMWSNDFPHGNSTWPNSREVIARDLGDLPEPSRAKLLRENVARLYKIPVPAPVQ; via the coding sequence ATGGGGATTATCGAACGAACCTACGGCAAGCAACCCGGGCCCGCCGTCGACGAAATCCTGATCTCGTCCGACTCGCACGTCATCGAGCCGGCGGGGCTGTGGAAAAAGGAAATGCCGAAAGCTTTTCAGGACCGCGCTCCCGATTTCGGCGGGCAGAGACCCAACGACGTCCCCGGCGCAGCCATGGACAAGAACAAGCGCGTGTCCGAGATGGCCGCCGACGGCGTGAGCGCCGAAGTGCTCTATCCCACCCACGGCCTCAAGTGTCTGAGCCTCGATGATCCGGAGCTCGAGGCCGCCTGCTGCCGCGTCTACAACGACTGGCTGATCGACTACTGCAGCGCCGCTCCGGATCGCCTCTTCGGCATCGCCATGCTGTCGATGTACGACATCGACGGCGCCGTGCAGGAGCTCGAGCGCTGCCGCAAGGCCGGCATGCGGGGCTCCGTGATCTGGCAGGTGCCGCCCCCGGAGCTGCCTTTCTCGTCGTCCCACTACGACAGGTTCTGGGCGGCGTCCCAGGAGCTGGAGATGCCCGTCAACCTGCACATCCTGAGCGGACACGGGTACAGCCGGACCCGCTCCTTCGGCCTGGGCGACGCGCCGACCGGCATGACCCAGGAGGCCAACAGCGTCAACGCCAAGCTGTTCCAGTCCGTCAACAGCCTCTACGAGCTGATCTATTCCGGCGTGCTGGAGCGCTTTCCCCGGCTGAAAGTCGTCCTCGTCGAGAACGAGCTGGGCTGGATCCCCTTCGTCCTGGAGCAGTGGGACTACTACTTCAAGCGGCACGGCAGCAAACGCGAAGGCCTTGCGATCAAGAAGCTCCCCAGCGAATACTTCCACAATCAGATCTATACCACGTTCTTCAACGATGCCGTCGGCGGGCACATCCTCTCGTGGTGGGGCGTCGACAATTGCATGTGGTCGAACGACTTCCCTCACGGGAACTCGACCTGGCCCAATTCCCGCGAGGTCATCGCCCGCGACCTCGGGGATCTGCCAGAGCCGTCGCGCGCCAAGCTCCTGCGGGAGAACGTCGCCCGCCTCTACAAGATCCCCGTTCCTGCCCCGGTCCAGTAA
- a CDS encoding carbonic anhydrase, with the protein MLSAAEALERLREGNRRFASNLRSLDALLTHARRNDLVSGQQPFAIVLGCSDSRVPAELVFDQGLGDLFVIRVAGNIVAPSQIGSVEFAAERFGTRLLVVLGHTRCGAVQATLEELQRPGEKRSRNLRSIVDRIRPSVEGLLSTELRNDPDTLAREAVRANVRAAANHLRHGSELLERLILNSALVVVGAEYSLETGVVDFFDGLPKGG; encoded by the coding sequence GTGCTGTCCGCAGCCGAAGCGCTCGAGCGGCTTCGCGAGGGTAACCGCCGCTTCGCGTCGAATCTGAGGAGCTTGGACGCGCTCCTCACCCACGCGCGGCGCAACGATCTCGTAAGCGGTCAGCAACCCTTCGCGATCGTCCTCGGCTGTTCCGACTCGCGCGTCCCGGCGGAGCTGGTTTTCGATCAGGGGCTGGGCGACCTGTTCGTGATCCGCGTCGCGGGCAACATCGTTGCCCCTTCCCAGATCGGCAGCGTCGAGTTCGCCGCGGAGCGCTTCGGCACGCGCCTGCTCGTGGTGCTCGGCCACACACGCTGCGGCGCGGTCCAGGCGACGCTGGAGGAGCTGCAGCGCCCCGGCGAAAAGCGATCGCGGAACCTCCGTTCGATTGTCGACCGCATCCGGCCCTCGGTGGAAGGCTTGCTGTCCACGGAGCTCAGGAACGACCCGGACACGCTGGCACGCGAGGCGGTGCGCGCGAACGTCCGGGCGGCGGCGAACCACCTGCGCCACGGCTCGGAGCTTCTCGAGCGGCTGATCCTGAATAGCGCGCTGGTCGTTGTCGGCGCGGAATACTCGCTGGAGACCGGCGTGGTCGATTTTTTCGACGGCCTGCCAAAGGGCGGGTGA
- a CDS encoding MFS transporter, with product MLRVLPGGRALEALQYREFRLLWYGQMFTAMATWMDSIARGWLIYELTSSSFQLGLVRGVQAIPTLLLSPVAGSAADLYSRKTQILIAQVVDGLLYAWIAAMILTGHILPWHVYVTSVGLATVQAFQLPSRTAMVSDSVPAGCLTNAMGLNAVVFNSARSLGPALAGILISLYGTAGSYSVQAGFYLLATIWTAMLRPREQPPPARGAHGGHGASFRRSIVEGWKFSWTNYEVRVSLLVVSIAMFLLIPFTTLLPVFARDILEVGAHGQGMLLTAMGVGALFSSVLVAFVGDKVPRGPVMIGGVGLYGLLLAVFSFSASFALSIATMFLVGLCHVTSHALIQIVIQSYSPSEFRGRTMAIFHMTQVILVVGAMFVGALASAVGARWALSSMSLTATAAMVGIYALMPRAREIR from the coding sequence TTGCTGCGCGTCCTGCCGGGCGGCCGGGCGCTCGAGGCGCTTCAGTACCGCGAATTCCGGCTGCTCTGGTACGGGCAGATGTTCACCGCGATGGCGACCTGGATGGACTCGATCGCCCGCGGCTGGCTGATCTACGAATTGACGAGCTCGTCCTTCCAGCTTGGGCTGGTGCGCGGCGTGCAGGCGATCCCGACTCTGCTGCTCTCCCCGGTCGCGGGGAGCGCCGCGGATCTCTATTCGCGCAAGACCCAGATCCTGATCGCGCAGGTCGTCGACGGGCTGCTCTACGCCTGGATCGCGGCGATGATTCTCACCGGCCATATCCTGCCGTGGCACGTTTACGTGACATCGGTCGGGCTCGCCACCGTACAGGCCTTCCAGCTTCCTTCGAGAACCGCGATGGTTTCCGATTCCGTTCCGGCGGGCTGCCTGACCAACGCGATGGGACTGAACGCGGTGGTGTTCAACTCGGCGCGGAGCCTCGGGCCGGCGCTGGCGGGCATCCTCATCTCCCTGTACGGCACCGCCGGATCGTATTCCGTTCAGGCCGGCTTCTATCTCCTGGCGACGATCTGGACGGCGATGCTCCGCCCGCGGGAACAGCCGCCGCCGGCGCGCGGCGCTCACGGAGGACACGGCGCCAGCTTCAGGCGCAGCATCGTCGAGGGGTGGAAGTTCAGCTGGACGAACTACGAGGTTCGCGTGAGCCTGCTGGTGGTGTCGATCGCCATGTTCCTGCTGATCCCGTTCACCACGCTCCTCCCGGTGTTCGCCCGGGACATTCTTGAGGTCGGCGCGCACGGCCAGGGGATGCTGCTCACCGCCATGGGAGTAGGGGCGCTCTTCAGCTCGGTGCTGGTCGCGTTCGTGGGCGACAAAGTGCCTCGGGGGCCGGTGATGATCGGCGGAGTGGGGCTGTACGGGCTGCTGCTCGCGGTCTTCTCGTTTTCCGCTTCGTTCGCACTCTCGATCGCGACGATGTTCCTGGTCGGACTTTGCCACGTGACCTCGCACGCGTTGATTCAGATCGTCATCCAGTCGTATTCCCCGTCGGAGTTCCGCGGCCGGACCATGGCGATTTTTCATATGACCCAGGTGATCCTGGTGGTTGGCGCCATGTTCGTGGGTGCCCTGGCGTCCGCGGTCGGAGCGCGGTGGGCGCTCTCCTCCATGAGTCTGACCGCAACCGCAGCGATGGTCGGCATCTACGCGCTGATGCCGCGCGCGCGCGAAATAAGATGA